The genomic interval GAGGAGAGGAACGCCGGGGGAGCGACGGCCATGCGGATCACTACATAGACCCCGTGCCCGGCGGGCACATCGCTGACGGGCAGGTCACGGAAAGGCACGAAGCCACGAAAGCCGCGGGCGGCCAAAGCCTGACGGCTCAGCTCCGGCATGAGGTTCATGCTGCGCATCGTGCCAGGCGGACGGGCGGCGCTCCTGGAACGGCTGCAGACAGGCGCACAGCACGATGCCTGGCTCCGTCTCCGCCGCTTTCACCCGGTCCTGCGCCAGGGCCGCGATGCTCCGCTCCAAGGTCCCTCTAGGCTGGCGCAGTGAGTGACAAGGACACGTACACCAGCTACGTACGGCTCCCAGGATGCACCTGCGGATGCCATGAGGTGCCGGACGATCCCAACGAATACTACGCCGATCCGCGTGCATATGACGACCCGTCCTTCGTCCCGGCGTTCATCTGCGGCTGCTGCGCTCATGAGGTCCTTCCGCGACGACCCCGTCAGACAACGCGAATAGCTGTGCTCAGGCGCGACGGCTTCCGGTGTCTTGCCTGCGGTTCCGAGGACGATCTCAGCATCGATCACATACAGCACCAGTCGGCAGGCGGCCGACACGGTATGGAGAACCTGCGCACGCTCTGCCGCTCGTGCAACAGCCGCCGCGGGACTGGCCACCTCCCAGGAATCGACGGAGAGACGGGGCATGAGCCGGGAAATTCCGCTTCCAAGGTCAGTGGTCCGCCATATCGTCTGAACATGTCGTCGTACCGCAGAGACCTGGTCAGCCGCGCTACCCGAAACGAGTTCCGGTCGCTGGCGACCGACATGACGGTGCGCCTCGTGGCCGAGGCTTGGCAGAACCACAATTTCGCCCCCGTTCCCGAGGACGAACTGAACTACGACGACACCAGCGTGCGCCGCATCACCTTCGAGACGTACGCCGCTGCAGTCGACTGGACGGACTACGCCCAGGTCTCCCGTGCTCTTCTCGTCTTCGAGGACTTCATCCGCTACTACCGACAGAGCGGCTGGGAGAGCAACTGGCTAGAGGAAGTCACCGTCAAACTGGAACGCGACAGCCTGAGCGTCGACGAACGTGGACGGATCTCATGGCTACGCCGACCAGTCTCCACGGGGCACCTGGAGAAGCTGACCGACCCGTCGGGCATCCTCGCGGAGCTTGAACGGGTCAGCCGCACCATCGCAGACGATCCAGCCGCCGCGATCGGAAGCGCCAAGCAGCTGATCGAGGCAACCGCGAAGACCGTACTCCGAGAACGGGGAATTGCCTTCGATGAGTACACGAAGGTGCCTGCCCTCGTCAAGCAGGCCCAGAAGGCCCTCCATCTTGACGCCTCGTCCGTGACTCCCGGCCCAGATGGCACCGACGCGGTCAAGAAGATCCTCGGTGGCGTGGCCTCGATTGCCGTCGGTGTAGCGGAACTCCGTAACCGCGGATACGGCACTGGGCACGGCCAGGCCAGTGCACCCCCCCAACCTTGGAATCCGTCACGCCCAACTGGCTGCCAATGCGGCCATCACCTGGTGCCAACTCATGCTCGACACCCTGGGAGACCTCGCAGCGCCCTGGAGGAAGGCCGCGGTTCCAGCCCAGCAGTAGACGCCGCTCAGCTCTCGCGGCCCTCCTTGCCTCCGGCGGCCAGGCGTTCGCGGCGCTTTGCGTGTGTACCGTTCGCGGGCCAACCCGCGCCTTCCTTGTCCGGCTCCGGTCCCGGGTCCTTCGTGGGGATCTTGGTGACTTTCAAGCCGGCGGCCCGGCCGCGGGTGTGCTGACCGGTGTCACAGGTCAGCAGGTGTACCTCCCGGTTCGCCAACGCCTGAATGTGCACAGCCCGGTCGATGATTTCGTCGTCCGCGATCGGGAGCCGCACGTGCCCGGGCGGGTCAAGGACGATCTCGACGTGCACGTCACCTCGGACGTTCGAAAGCCCGCTCTCATCCTGGAACGTCGCCGCTCTGTGCCAGACCCCAGACGTTGAACCGTTCAGTAGCCCGTCCAGAAGGCCGAGCGTGTGAGTGGCCCGCCAGCGGCCATGTTGCTTGCTCGTCTCCTTGAGCCCATCGAGTTCGTCTACGACTGTGATGGGGAAAAGCAGCCGGACGCTGGTGTCGGGACGCAGGTCGAGGATGGTGTGGAGGTCGATGCCCTCGAGCTTTTCTGGGTTGTGGCAGTAGAAGCTGGAGTCGGCGACCACGAAGACCTCTTGGCCGAACCAGTGGCGCAACCGGTCGTCCAAGGCCTGTACGGCGGCGCCGAGATCGGCGACGCGCTCAGCGAGCTCGAGGTTCACTAGGCCGTTCACGAGGCGCTCTTGGTCGCTCCCAGCGAGGGTGCCGCAGCTGCCGAGGAGCACCTCGTACCGCCGGGTCAGGATCAGACGGCTGATGTCCCCGTCGCTTATCTGGTGCCGCAGGGTGCCCGAGGCGTCCGTGGCCCACTCTAGGTACTGCAGGAGCCGGTGGTAGGTACTGGTGTTGTGCGCACTGCGGAGGTTGTCAGCTGCGAGGTGAGCGCTGCTGAGCGCGTCGCGGATGTTCTGGGAGTGAGCGCCGGGCCTCGGGGTGATGAGCATGCTCACGATCCTGTCAGCAGGCCGGTTGGGGTTCACCAGGTTTCCCAAGGCCAACGGCTGATGATCAGGATTCCGTTCGCTCTGTCGAGGCCCGAAGATCGCCCTGTCACTGGTGGAGGTGGTCTTCTGCCGATTCTTGGCCGACCGCCAGCTCCGGGAGTTAAGGCCGGCAGCCGACCACTCCACCCCGAAGCAGGGAGTCGACCATGGCCCAGAACCGTGCCCGCCGTATCACCGACCGGACGAGGGCCGCCAAGCCTCGCGCCTCGAAGTGGAGTGTCGTGCGCGGTCTGCTCGAGAGTGGGGCCCAGTTCGGCGACAAGGCCACGAAAAGGGTTCGGGGAACGCTCAGGACTACCCAGGATGCCGAGGCCGCCTACCACTATGCGCGCGACATCATTGCCGGTCAGGGGCCTGTGGAGGTACTGCTTCGGGCCGGCCGAGGCGCCCGGGCGCGCCTGATTTACTGCCGTTCTGCACCAGCTTGTCGGTGCCCGCCGCCACACTGGGCGGATGGGAATGCCGGACCGGCGAGGAGTGATCGCCGGTCCGACCACACGGATGTTCTCAGGTGCTGTTACCTATGGTGTGTGAGGGTGCCGCCTGCACCAGGGCGGCATGCGCCAGGTCCAGGAGGACTTGTATTCGGCTGGCCTTCCCTGGTTGGCACGCCCCGCGACCGCGGCTACGCCCGCTTCCTCGTACCCCACCACCCTCGCCGCCCCCGACGACGGCGACCAGGACGACGCGGCGAGACAGTGATGACACCCCACACCGAGTTCCACGACCCTCACGGCCAGGTCTACGCCGGCCTCCCTCTGGACCGCGCACCGTACGAAGCGCTCGTCACCGCCGTCCTCGCGTGGAAGAACCCAGACCTCCCCATGCGACTACGAACAGATCGTGCTCCAACTGACCGGCCACGCCAGCGCTCTCACCGCCGACGTCCGACGCCACGCCGCCGCCCTGCCCAAGAGCGACGGCCACGGCGCCCTCGCCGAAGTCGTCCTCCGCGAAGCCGACGGCCGCCTCTCCACCCCGATCGAAGAAACGGCCCGCTGTGCCCAGAACCGCGCCCGCCTTGTGCGGGCCCTCTACGCGCGGCTGACCGCCTCACCGAGCCCGTCCCGGCCGCCACACAACCCGACGGCCCGATGGGTCGGGCACCCCTTGAGAACGTTGCGTCCGCGCCCGGAGACTCAAAGCAGCTACGCCTCGTCTTCTTCTTCGTCGGGGCGATCGAGGTCCTGGTCCAACGCACGCAGCAAGGCGTGGGCGAGGAGGATTGCCGGCAGAACGAACTCCGGACGGTAGGCGTCGGGCGAAGCCTGGTGTGCTCCAAGGTGGCGGTTGAAGGTGTCCTGGGTGGCACCGGGCCCGAAGGCGTTTCGCATGCCCGCGAGCACCAGGTAGTGCTTGAACTGCCGCAGAGTGAGATCGCCCCAATCGTCCGCGTCGCCCAGGGCACTGCCGATGGTGCCGTGGTGTCCGGCCTTCGGCGGGTAGGTCACCTGAGGGAAGGAACGCCGGGTCCAGGCGTTGCCGTGCTTCTTCATCGCGGTCTCGAGCACATTGCCCGCCAGGGCTTGGGCGCCCTCATCGAAGCCGGCCCGCGCGGTGCGGGTGGCAGTGCTCAGGATGGCGACCATGCCGGTCAGCTCAGGATGGGTGACGCTCTGGAGGCTGGCGTCGACGTCGTCGAGAACGTCGTCGCGGCGTTCGCCCAGGAGGGCATAACGCTCTTGGCGCTCCTTGAGAGGGAACAGGGCTTTGACGATCTCGGCCCGGGGTGCCCATGCGAGGGACAGCCCGTCGTCCTCACCCATCTCCAGAATCGTGTAGAGGTCCTTAGCTTCCAGGCCGACGAGATTGGCAGGCAGGAAAAGGGCTGCTGTCGCTGCGAGTTGGTCCAGCAGCGTGCGGGGAAGCGACACGCTGCGTACGACGTCATTGATGCGGCCGTGCCAGTCGTAGATGTCCCTCAGATCGCTCTGCAGTGCCAGTATGGGCTCAGCGATCGCCCGGTAATGGCGCTGGGCGTTCAGTGCAGCCTGGTAGGCCGTATTGCCCGGTCCCATGACACTTTCGATGGTCCGGCGGGTGGACTCCATCTGTCGGATGTGGCGGCGGGCGGGCTCCAACATCTTGTCTTGCCAGGCCGAGATCTGCCTGATCGACTCCATGAAGCCGGACAGGTCGTAGTTGGCGCCACGGCCCTGGTGAGGCTCCGCTTCCTGGCCGAATTCTTCATCGCCGTCTTCTGCGTCCGGGGCGTCCTCGCTATTCATGCCCCCATGATCCTGAATCCGTCACGGGTGAGCACTCATATTTGCGGCAGCTGTGCTCTGTGCGAGGAGCCCGTTGTGGCCGGAACCGCGCCCGCCTTGTGCGGGCCCTCTACACGCGGCTGGACCACCGCACCGAGCCCGTCCCGGCCACCACGTAGCCAGCAGAGGCCGCCCAAGGTCCCAGGGGCTACACGCACACCAGTGCGATGCCGCCGCTTCCAGACCCTCGGCATCGCACTTGAGCGCGTGTAGCCTCTGGGGCGCGATGCCGCTGGCACCGGGGGCGAAGTCGGCGCTGGTGGGTGACACCTGCGCCCTGCCGTTCGTTGATCCCGCATGCCTGTACTGCCATCCCCTGAGGAGATCCACGCCGCCCGCACAGAAAAGCCCGCACAGAAAAGGGTGCCTGGACGCGTGCCACGCTCGCCGAATGGGGCATCCCCTGGCCTCCAGTGAAGGGCTGGAAGGAAAAGCTGATCACGCGCTGGGAGGCCGCCCAGCGGGGCCACACGCCCCCGACGCCGCCTCCGTCGGCGCCGCCCCCGGACACGCTCGACTTCGGCTGACCACACAGCAGCGGGGCCGAACCGGATCACCCTGCTCGGCCCCGCTGCTCGTTCCCGGCTGCTCACCTGCTGAGGTGGACCTGCGGGCCCCACACAACTCGAGGTCGTCCAGCAGGGTGACAAGTGGCGCGGTGTCGGAGCTGAGCTAGGGGCGAACCATTAACTCCATCCCGTCAACGGAGCTGGCACTTACAGCTTCCCGCTGCCCCACGGACTCGCGCGCGACAGCATGCTGAGGTTCCGCGGCGGGGACGGCCTCATCGAAATGCTCCAGACCGTCATGCAGCCGGCAGGGGCACGCCCTCCTCAGCATGCCCGCTTGAGTGAACGCGGATCGGGTGTCGGAGTGCTCCGGCATGATGATTCAGACAGAGCGGTCGAAGATGGCGAGGCGCGTGCTCATGAGATTGAAACTGGCCCGTGAATGGGTCGTTGGCGAGCCCATCGGGGAGCGAGGCGGCTTCGGCGCCGTCTACGCAGCGCAGGATGTCAACGGCTTGCCCGCCGCAGTGAAGATGGTCCCGAAGCGGCCTGGCGCAGAACGGGAAATGCTGTTCACCGAACTCGATGGCGTACGCAACATCGTGCCGATCCTTGACAACGGTGAGCACGAAGACCACTGGGTACTCGTCATGCCCCGGGCGGAGAAGTCCCTGCGGGCACACCTGCAGCAGCACGGGCCTCTCGCCCTGGCCGAGGCCGTGCGCGTGCTTACGGACATCGCCGAGACCCTGACCGACCTTGACGGCCAGGTCGTCCACCGCGACCTCAAGCCTGAGAACGTCCTGCTTCTCAACGGCCGCTGGTGCCTGGCCGACTTCGGCATCGCCCGCTACGCCGAAGCGACCACTGCCCAGCAGACCTATAAGTTCGCCGGCACCCTTGCCTACATGGCCCCGGAGCGCTGGAAGAACCTACGGGCCACGAGCGCCAGCGACATCTACGCCTTGGGCGTCCTCGCCTACGAGCTCCTGGAGGGCATCACGCCCTTCACCGGGCCGTACGAGCACGACTACCAGGACCAGCACCTCCACGGCACTCCACCGCCGCTCACCACCGCACCCGCCCTGCTGGCTGCGCTGATCACCGAATGCCTTTTCCGCGCTCCCCAGGGCCGCCCCGCGGCTGGCAACGTACTAGAGCGACTGAGCCGCATCCCCACTGCATCTCTGGCAGGCGGGCTGGCCGCACTGGCAGAGG from Streptomyces sp. AM 4-1-1 carries:
- a CDS encoding PIN domain-containing protein, with the protein product MLITPRPGAHSQNIRDALSSAHLAADNLRSAHNTSTYHRLLQYLEWATDASGTLRHQISDGDISRLILTRRYEVLLGSCGTLAGSDQERLVNGLVNLELAERVADLGAAVQALDDRLRHWFGQEVFVVADSSFYCHNPEKLEGIDLHTILDLRPDTSVRLLFPITVVDELDGLKETSKQHGRWRATHTLGLLDGLLNGSTSGVWHRAATFQDESGLSNVRGDVHVEIVLDPPGHVRLPIADDEIIDRAVHIQALANREVHLLTCDTGQHTRGRAAGLKVTKIPTKDPGPEPDKEGAGWPANGTHAKRRERLAAGGKEGRES
- a CDS encoding serine/threonine-protein kinase gives rise to the protein MRLKLAREWVVGEPIGERGGFGAVYAAQDVNGLPAAVKMVPKRPGAEREMLFTELDGVRNIVPILDNGEHEDHWVLVMPRAEKSLRAHLQQHGPLALAEAVRVLTDIAETLTDLDGQVVHRDLKPENVLLLNGRWCLADFGIARYAEATTAQQTYKFAGTLAYMAPERWKNLRATSASDIYALGVLAYELLEGITPFTGPYEHDYQDQHLHGTPPPLTTAPALLAALITECLFRAPQGRPAAGNVLERLSRIPTASLAGGLAALAEANRAEAARRSEADRQASAEATEAERRRDLLDAARTSLSLISDQLLTMITNIVSTAEVRRAPAGWTLRVAEADLTFSSAQETNPSAWHGKSMAPFDVIAHATIRLTIPQNRLGYGGRSHSLWYADAQAAERYQWFETAFMHMPLRNVTSKIDPFSLNPNHEARAAVGPSMAMHQVAWPFTPLSVGDLDEFIDRWTSWLAKAASGELGHPRRMPEREPQGSWRK